In a genomic window of Streptomyces koelreuteriae:
- a CDS encoding potassium/proton antiporter, translated as MRAGQGRIQPLTVHHLNQLLLVCSLVLLVAVAAVRISSRSGLPSLLVYLGIGVAMGQDGVGDIHFDNAELTQVIGYAALVVILAEGGLGTKWKEIKPALPAATALALAGVAVSVGITASAAHYLIGLEWRQALIIGAVVSSTDAAAVFSVLRKLPLPARITGTLEAESGFNDAPVVILVVSLSTAGPVEHWYVLLGVILLELAIGAAIGIAVGWLGSWGLRHVALPASGLYPIAVMAIATVAYAAGALAHGSGFLAVYLASMVMGNARLPHWPATRGFADGLGWMAQIGMFVLLGLLVTPHELGDDIVPALAIGLVLTMVARPLSVVFCLTPFRVPWREQALMSWAGLRGAVPIILATIPMVEGVDASRRIFNIVFVLVVVYTLVQGPTLPWLGRKLRLGDGSEAADLGIESAPLERLRGHLLSVAIPDGSKMHGVEVNELRLPPGAAVTLVVRADESFVPLPTTVLQRGDELLVVATDPVRDATESRLRAVGHGGKLAGWLGTDGASR; from the coding sequence GTGCGGGCGGGCCAGGGAAGGATTCAGCCGCTGACTGTTCACCACCTCAACCAGCTCTTGCTCGTCTGCTCGCTCGTCCTGCTCGTCGCCGTCGCAGCGGTACGGATCTCCTCGCGCAGCGGGCTCCCCAGCCTGCTCGTGTACCTGGGCATAGGCGTCGCCATGGGCCAGGACGGCGTAGGCGACATCCACTTCGACAACGCCGAACTGACCCAGGTCATCGGATACGCGGCCCTGGTCGTGATCCTGGCCGAGGGCGGTCTCGGCACGAAGTGGAAGGAGATCAAGCCGGCCCTGCCGGCCGCCACGGCACTGGCGCTGGCCGGTGTCGCGGTGAGCGTCGGGATCACGGCGTCGGCCGCGCACTATCTGATCGGTCTGGAGTGGCGGCAGGCGCTCATCATCGGGGCGGTCGTCTCCTCGACCGACGCGGCGGCCGTCTTCTCCGTGCTGCGCAAACTGCCCCTGCCCGCGCGCATAACGGGCACGCTGGAGGCGGAGTCCGGCTTCAACGACGCGCCCGTGGTCATCCTGGTGGTCTCCCTGTCCACGGCGGGCCCGGTCGAGCACTGGTACGTGCTGCTGGGCGTGATCCTGCTGGAGCTGGCCATCGGCGCGGCCATCGGGATCGCGGTGGGCTGGCTGGGCTCCTGGGGGCTGCGGCATGTGGCGCTGCCCGCCTCCGGCCTCTACCCGATCGCCGTCATGGCGATCGCGACGGTGGCGTACGCGGCGGGCGCGCTGGCCCACGGCAGCGGGTTCCTCGCGGTGTACCTCGCGTCGATGGTGATGGGCAACGCGCGGCTGCCGCACTGGCCGGCCACGCGCGGGTTCGCCGACGGGCTCGGCTGGATGGCCCAGATCGGCATGTTCGTGCTGCTCGGGCTGCTGGTCACCCCGCACGAGCTGGGCGACGACATCGTGCCCGCGCTCGCCATCGGGCTGGTGCTGACCATGGTGGCGCGTCCGCTGAGCGTGGTGTTCTGTCTGACGCCGTTCCGGGTGCCGTGGCGCGAGCAGGCCCTGATGTCCTGGGCGGGACTGCGCGGGGCCGTGCCCATCATCCTGGCGACCATCCCCATGGTGGAGGGCGTCGACGCCAGCCGCCGGATCTTCAACATCGTCTTCGTCCTGGTCGTCGTCTACACCCTGGTCCAGGGCCCGACGCTGCCGTGGCTGGGCCGCAAGCTGCGCCTGGGCGACGGTTCGGAGGCCGCCGACCTCGGCATCGAGTCGGCCCCGCTGGAGCGGCTGCGCGGGCATCTGCTGTCGGTGGCGATCCCCGACGGGTCGAAGATGCACGGCGTCGAGGTCAACGAGCTGCGGCTGCCGCCCGGCGCCGCGGTGACGCTCGTCGTGCGGGCGGACGAATCGTTCGTCCCGCTTCCCACGACGGTGCTGCAGCGCGGGGACGAGCTGCTCGTCGTGGCCACGGATCCGGTCCGGGACGCGACGGAGAGCCGACTGCGGGCGGTGGGGCACGGCGGCAAGCTGGCCGGATGGCTGGGGACGGACGGGGCGAGTCGTTAA
- a CDS encoding penicillin acylase family protein, whose protein sequence is MPPNTTASTGQQPGKSGRRKGRKARLVLIVLVLALIGGVAFGGYWSVSTVRASFPQTKGTLTLKGLSGPVEVKRDNYGIPQIYASSDADLFMAQGYVQAQDRFYEMDVRRHMASGRLSEMFGKSQVDNDEFLRTLGWDRVAEKEYDTKLSASTKKYLQAYSKGVNSYLQGKDGKDISLEYAALGFTNDYKPQNWTPVDSVSWLKAMAWDLRGNMQDEVDRALLTSRLGPKQIADLYPEYPSGRNKAIVQEGQYNELTGTFEQGGTSGTSGTLGTSGGSTGTGGTAAGGSSGTGSSSSTGSSGSSGTEGLQSQLTGLTKVLDDLPPAVGVNGDGIGSNSWVVSGEHTITGKPLLANDPHLSPSLPSVWYQMGLHCRSVSSACQYDVSGYTFAGMPGVIIGHNQDIAWGMTNSGVDVTDLYLEKITGDGYQYDGKIKPFQTREETIKVAGGETKKIVVRETNNGPLLSDRDEELVKVGKKAGVNTAAPDRGDGYGVALRWTALQPGTTMDAVFAMDKAKDWNDFREAAAQFEVPSQNLIYADTQNNIGYTLPGKIPTRAEGDDGSIPAPGWDPEYRWTGYIEQDALPYEYKPKRGYIVTANQAAIDPDKYPYTLTKDWGYGTRSQRISDLIESKIKNGGKVSTDDMRQMQLDNSSEIARLLVPTLLKIDPENKDVREAQKLLEGWDYTQDADSAAAAYFNAVWRNILKLAFGNKLPKELRPKGQCLWVKPVNTTGPADEADEVRECGQRDPDQAQPDGGDRWFEVVRGLMEQPKSDWWKTPEAGTRPEAVNRDQLFRRAMIDARWELTAKLGKDIDSWSWGRLHRLFLDNQTLGTEGPGFLQYALNRGPWELGGGEATVNATGWNAAGGYNVVWVPSMRMVVNLGDLDKSKWINLSGASGHAYSAHYVDQTDKWAEGELLPWSFSDKAVEGSTTDKLVLKP, encoded by the coding sequence ATGCCCCCCAACACCACCGCCTCCACGGGTCAGCAGCCCGGCAAGTCCGGCAGGAGAAAGGGGCGCAAAGCCCGACTGGTCCTGATCGTCCTGGTGCTGGCCCTCATCGGGGGTGTGGCCTTCGGGGGGTACTGGTCCGTCAGCACCGTCCGGGCCTCGTTCCCGCAGACCAAGGGCACTCTCACGCTCAAGGGCCTCTCGGGACCGGTCGAGGTCAAACGGGACAACTACGGCATCCCGCAGATCTACGCCTCCTCCGACGCGGACCTGTTCATGGCGCAGGGCTACGTCCAGGCGCAGGACCGGTTCTACGAGATGGACGTACGCCGCCACATGGCCTCCGGCCGGCTGTCGGAGATGTTCGGCAAGAGCCAGGTCGACAACGACGAGTTCCTGCGCACGCTCGGCTGGGACCGGGTCGCCGAGAAGGAGTACGACACCAAGCTGTCGGCCTCCACGAAGAAGTACCTCCAGGCGTACTCCAAGGGGGTCAACTCCTACCTCCAGGGCAAGGACGGCAAGGACATCTCCCTGGAGTACGCGGCGCTCGGCTTCACCAACGACTACAAGCCGCAGAACTGGACCCCGGTCGACTCGGTCTCCTGGCTGAAGGCGATGGCCTGGGACCTGCGCGGCAACATGCAGGACGAGGTCGACCGCGCCCTGCTGACCAGCCGCCTCGGCCCGAAGCAGATCGCCGACCTGTACCCGGAGTATCCCTCCGGCCGCAACAAGGCGATCGTCCAGGAGGGCCAGTACAACGAGCTGACGGGCACCTTCGAACAGGGCGGCACGAGCGGCACGTCCGGCACCTTGGGCACGAGCGGCGGCTCCACCGGCACCGGGGGCACCGCCGCCGGCGGCTCGAGCGGCACTGGCAGCTCAAGCAGCACAGGTAGCTCCGGCAGCTCCGGTACCGAGGGCCTCCAGAGCCAGCTCACCGGCCTCACCAAGGTCCTGGACGACCTCCCGCCGGCGGTCGGCGTGAACGGCGACGGCATCGGCTCCAACTCCTGGGTCGTCTCCGGGGAGCACACCATCACCGGCAAGCCGCTGCTGGCCAACGACCCGCACCTGTCGCCCTCGCTGCCCTCCGTCTGGTACCAGATGGGCCTGCACTGCCGCAGCGTCTCCAGCGCCTGCCAGTACGACGTCAGCGGCTACACCTTCGCGGGCATGCCCGGCGTGATAATCGGTCACAACCAGGACATCGCCTGGGGTATGACCAACTCCGGCGTCGACGTCACGGACCTCTACCTGGAGAAGATCACCGGCGACGGCTACCAGTACGACGGCAAGATCAAGCCTTTCCAGACGCGCGAGGAGACCATCAAGGTCGCCGGCGGCGAGACCAAGAAGATCGTCGTGCGCGAGACGAACAACGGGCCCCTGCTGTCCGACCGCGACGAAGAGCTGGTGAAGGTCGGCAAGAAGGCCGGCGTCAACACCGCCGCCCCCGACAGAGGCGACGGCTACGGCGTCGCGCTGCGCTGGACCGCGCTCCAGCCGGGCACCACCATGGACGCCGTCTTCGCCATGGACAAGGCGAAGGACTGGAACGACTTCCGCGAGGCCGCCGCGCAGTTCGAGGTGCCCTCGCAGAACCTGATCTACGCCGACACCCAGAACAACATCGGCTACACCCTCCCGGGGAAGATCCCCACGCGCGCGGAGGGCGACGACGGCTCCATCCCCGCGCCCGGCTGGGACCCCGAGTACCGCTGGACGGGCTACATCGAGCAGGACGCCCTGCCCTACGAGTACAAGCCCAAGCGCGGCTACATCGTCACCGCCAACCAGGCCGCGATCGACCCGGACAAGTACCCGTACACGCTCACCAAGGACTGGGGCTACGGCACGCGCAGCCAGCGCATAAGCGACCTGATCGAGTCGAAGATCAAGAACGGCGGCAAGGTCTCCACGGACGACATGCGCCAGATGCAGCTCGACAACAGCAGCGAGATCGCCCGGCTGCTGGTGCCCACGCTGCTGAAGATCGACCCCGAGAACAAGGACGTCCGCGAGGCGCAGAAGCTCCTCGAGGGCTGGGACTACACCCAGGACGCCGACTCGGCCGCCGCGGCCTACTTCAACGCGGTCTGGCGCAACATCCTCAAGCTCGCCTTCGGCAACAAGCTGCCCAAGGAGCTGCGGCCCAAGGGCCAGTGCCTGTGGGTCAAGCCGGTCAACACCACCGGGCCCGCCGACGAGGCCGACGAGGTCCGCGAGTGCGGCCAGCGCGACCCCGACCAGGCGCAGCCCGACGGCGGCGACCGCTGGTTCGAGGTGGTCCGGGGGCTGATGGAGCAGCCCAAGAGCGACTGGTGGAAGACGCCCGAGGCGGGCACCCGCCCCGAGGCCGTCAACCGCGACCAGCTGTTCAGGCGGGCCATGATCGACGCCCGCTGGGAGCTGACCGCCAAGCTCGGCAAGGACATCGACAGCTGGAGCTGGGGCCGGCTGCACCGCCTGTTCCTGGACAACCAGACCCTCGGCACCGAGGGCCCCGGTTTCCTCCAGTACGCCCTCAACCGCGGCCCGTGGGAGCTCGGCGGCGGCGAGGCGACGGTCAACGCGACCGGCTGGAACGCCGCCGGTGGCTACAACGTCGTCTGGGTGCCGTCCATGCGGATGGTCGTGAACCTCGGCGACCTCGACAAGTCGAAGTGGATCAACCTCTCCGGCGCGTCGGGGCACGCCTACAGCGCCCACTACGTCGACCAGACGGACAAGTGGGCCGAGGGCGAGCTGCTGCCGTGGTCCTTCTCGGACAAGGCGGTCGAGGGCAGCACGACCGACAAGCTGGTGCTCAAGCCGTGA
- a CDS encoding 5-formyltetrahydrofolate cyclo-ligase, whose translation MSHIGRPGEPDKRSLRRGLLSVRNRLTADDLRETSAALAARALELPELARAGTVAAYVSVGSEPGTLALLDTLRARGVRVLLPALLADNDLDWGVYEGESSLARVRHGGGRMELFEPSGERLGPDAVTAADAVLLPGLAVDTRGMRLGRGGGSYDRVLARLERASARSSLVVLLYDSEVIEHVPEEAHDRPVHAVVTPSGVRRFSRPAD comes from the coding sequence TTGAGTCACATCGGGCGTCCGGGCGAGCCTGACAAGCGGAGTTTGCGGCGAGGGCTCCTCTCGGTGAGGAACAGGTTGACGGCGGATGACCTGCGGGAAACCTCGGCCGCACTGGCCGCGCGGGCGCTGGAGCTGCCGGAGTTGGCGCGGGCCGGCACGGTCGCGGCGTACGTCTCCGTGGGGAGTGAACCGGGGACGCTCGCGCTCCTCGACACGCTGCGCGCCCGGGGCGTGCGCGTCCTTCTTCCGGCCCTGCTGGCCGACAACGATCTGGACTGGGGCGTCTACGAAGGCGAGAGCTCGCTCGCGCGTGTCCGGCACGGCGGCGGCCGGATGGAGCTCTTCGAGCCCTCCGGCGAACGCCTCGGACCGGACGCCGTGACCGCCGCCGACGCCGTCCTGCTGCCGGGCCTCGCGGTCGACACGCGCGGGATGCGGCTCGGGCGTGGCGGCGGCTCGTACGACCGGGTCCTGGCGCGCCTGGAGCGGGCGAGTGCCCGGTCCTCCCTGGTGGTGCTGTTGTACGACTCCGAGGTGATCGAGCACGTCCCGGAGGAGGCGCACGACCGGCCGGTGCACGCGGTGGTGACGCCCTCGGGGGTGCGGCGGTTCAGCCGGCCCGCCGACTGA
- the galU gene encoding UTP--glucose-1-phosphate uridylyltransferase GalU: protein MTQAHPRISKAVIPAAGLGTRFLPATKATPKEMLPVVDKPAIQYVVEEAVGAGLDDVLMVTGRNKRPLEDHFDRNYELESALQKKGDAGRLAKVQESSDLATMHYVRQGDPKGLGHAVLCAAPHVGEEPFAVLLGDDLIDPRDPLLQRMVEVQEQRGGSVIALMEVAPEQIHLYGCAAVETTEDSDVVKVGGLVEKPDPSDAPSNYAVIGRYVLDPHIFDILRRTEPGRGGEIQLTDALQQLAADEKIGGPVHGVVFKGRRYDTGDRGDYLRAIVRLACEREDLGPDFRTWLRSYVAEEM from the coding sequence ATGACTCAGGCACACCCTCGGATCAGCAAGGCTGTCATTCCCGCAGCAGGCCTCGGCACCCGGTTCCTGCCGGCCACCAAAGCCACTCCCAAGGAGATGCTGCCGGTCGTCGACAAGCCGGCGATCCAGTACGTGGTCGAGGAGGCCGTCGGCGCGGGTCTCGACGACGTCCTCATGGTGACGGGCCGCAACAAGCGCCCCCTCGAGGACCACTTCGACCGCAACTACGAACTCGAGTCGGCGCTTCAGAAGAAGGGCGACGCCGGCCGTCTCGCCAAGGTCCAGGAGTCCAGCGACCTCGCGACCATGCACTACGTCCGCCAGGGCGACCCCAAGGGCCTCGGACACGCCGTCCTGTGCGCCGCCCCGCACGTCGGCGAGGAGCCCTTCGCCGTCCTCCTCGGTGACGACCTCATCGACCCCCGCGACCCCCTGCTCCAGCGCATGGTCGAGGTCCAGGAGCAGCGCGGCGGCAGCGTCATCGCGCTCATGGAGGTCGCCCCCGAGCAGATCCACCTCTACGGCTGCGCGGCCGTGGAGACCACCGAGGACAGCGACGTCGTCAAGGTCGGCGGCCTCGTCGAGAAGCCCGACCCGTCCGACGCCCCGTCGAACTACGCGGTCATCGGCCGCTACGTCCTCGACCCGCACATCTTCGACATACTGCGCCGGACCGAGCCCGGCCGCGGCGGCGAGATCCAGCTCACGGACGCCCTCCAGCAGCTCGCCGCCGACGAGAAGATCGGCGGCCCGGTGCACGGCGTCGTCTTCAAGGGCCGCCGCTATGACACCGGCGACCGCGGCGACTACCTGCGTGCCATTGTCCGACTCGCATGCGAACGTGAAGACCTGGGCCCGGACTTCCGGACCTGGCTTCGCAGTTACGTAGCCGAGGAGATGTAA
- the glp gene encoding molybdotransferase-like divisome protein Glp: MSSAAPRTPVQDHSGPDHLWSVDEHLEDILTTVRPLEPIELQLLDAQGCVLVEDITVPVSLPPFDNSSMDGYAVRVADVAGASEKFPAALEVVGDVAAGQAELLQVGPGQAARIMTGAPLPPGAETVVPVEWTDGGLGEGPVHGMRARSLGPEGASGHVRVYRPAEARAHVRAQGSDVRAGDRALRAGTILGPPQIGLLAAIGRGTVRVRPRPRVVVLSTGSELVQPDERLRTGQIYDSNSFALTAAARDAGAIAYRVGAVADDAETLRSTIEDQLVRADLMVTTGGVSVGAYDVVKEALSHVADEDEAGSGIEFRKLAMQPGKPQGFGSIGPDHTPLLALPGNPVSSYVSFELFVRPAIRALMGLPDVHRATTRATLATDKALTSPKGRRQFLRATCADGRATPVGGAGSHLVAALAHADALIVVPEDTESVEPDAEVEVVLLG; the protein is encoded by the coding sequence TTGAGCAGCGCCGCGCCCCGCACACCGGTCCAGGACCACTCGGGCCCCGACCACCTGTGGTCGGTGGACGAGCACCTGGAGGACATCCTCACCACCGTCCGCCCCCTGGAACCCATCGAGCTGCAGCTGCTCGACGCCCAGGGCTGCGTCCTGGTCGAGGACATCACGGTGCCGGTGTCCCTGCCGCCGTTCGACAACAGCTCCATGGACGGCTACGCGGTCCGGGTCGCGGACGTGGCGGGCGCGAGCGAGAAGTTCCCGGCGGCCCTGGAGGTCGTCGGGGACGTGGCGGCGGGCCAGGCCGAGCTGCTCCAGGTGGGCCCCGGCCAGGCCGCCCGCATCATGACCGGCGCCCCCCTGCCGCCCGGCGCCGAGACGGTCGTGCCCGTCGAGTGGACCGACGGAGGGCTCGGCGAGGGCCCGGTGCACGGGATGCGCGCCCGCAGCCTCGGCCCCGAGGGTGCCTCGGGCCATGTGCGGGTGTACCGGCCGGCCGAGGCACGCGCGCATGTGCGCGCACAGGGCAGCGACGTGAGGGCCGGCGACCGCGCCCTGCGGGCCGGCACGATCCTCGGCCCGCCCCAGATCGGCCTGCTCGCCGCGATCGGCCGCGGCACCGTCCGCGTCCGCCCGCGCCCGCGCGTGGTGGTGCTCTCCACCGGCAGCGAACTCGTCCAGCCCGACGAGAGGCTGCGCACCGGTCAGATCTACGACTCCAACAGCTTCGCCCTCACCGCCGCCGCCCGGGACGCCGGAGCCATCGCCTACCGCGTGGGCGCCGTCGCCGACGACGCCGAGACCCTGCGCTCCACCATCGAGGACCAGTTGGTGCGCGCTGACCTGATGGTCACCACGGGCGGTGTCAGCGTCGGGGCCTACGACGTCGTCAAGGAAGCCCTGTCCCACGTGGCCGACGAGGACGAGGCGGGCAGCGGCATCGAGTTCCGCAAGCTCGCCATGCAGCCCGGCAAGCCCCAGGGCTTCGGCTCCATCGGCCCCGACCACACCCCGCTGCTGGCCCTGCCCGGCAACCCGGTGTCGTCGTACGTCTCCTTCGAACTCTTCGTCCGCCCCGCGATCCGCGCCCTCATGGGCCTGCCGGACGTCCACCGGGCGACGACCCGGGCCACCCTGGCCACCGACAAGGCGCTGACCTCGCCGAAGGGACGCCGTCAGTTCCTGCGGGCCACCTGCGCCGACGGCCGGGCCACCCCGGTCGGCGGCGCCGGATCCCATCTGGTCGCGGCCCTCGCCCACGCGGACGCGCTGATCGTCGTCCCCGAGGACACCGAGTCCGTCGAGCCGGACGCCGAGGTCGAGGTGGTCCTGCTCGGCTGA
- the moaC gene encoding cyclic pyranopterin monophosphate synthase MoaC translates to MSTQDPPTQDSSPQDRLTHIDDAGAARMVDVSEKDVTARTARASGRVLVSPRVIELLRGEGVPKGDALATARIAGIMGAKRTPDLIPLCHPLAVSGVKLDLSVADDAVEILATVKTTDRTGVEMEALTAVSVAALTVIDMVKAVDKGAVITDVRVEDKTGGKSGDWSRA, encoded by the coding sequence ATGAGCACGCAGGATCCCCCAACGCAGGATTCCTCTCCGCAGGACCGACTGACGCACATCGACGACGCCGGCGCCGCCCGCATGGTCGACGTCTCGGAGAAGGACGTGACCGCGCGCACCGCCCGCGCCAGCGGACGCGTCCTCGTCTCGCCCCGCGTGATCGAACTGCTGCGCGGCGAGGGCGTCCCCAAGGGCGACGCCCTCGCGACCGCGCGGATCGCCGGGATCATGGGCGCCAAACGCACCCCCGACCTGATCCCGCTCTGCCACCCCTTGGCGGTCTCCGGTGTGAAACTGGACCTGTCGGTCGCGGACGACGCCGTGGAGATCCTGGCCACCGTGAAGACCACGGACCGCACCGGGGTCGAGATGGAGGCCCTCACCGCCGTCTCCGTCGCCGCGCTCACCGTGATCGACATGGTCAAGGCGGTCGACAAGGGAGCGGTCATCACGGACGTACGGGTGGAGGACAAGACGGGCGGCAAGTCGGGCGACTGGAGCCGGGCATGA
- a CDS encoding MogA/MoaB family molybdenum cofactor biosynthesis protein yields the protein MTYRALVVTASNRAAAGIYEDKGGPLISAGLKGFGFEVDGPQVVPDGDPVEAALRAGVETGYDVIVTTGGTGISPTDRTPEATRRVIDHEVPGIAEAIRAYGREKVPTAALSRGLAGVAGATLIVNLPGSSGGVKDGLAVLEPLLVHAVEQLRGGDHPRPGTGGAS from the coding sequence ATGACGTATCGCGCCCTCGTCGTCACCGCCTCCAACCGGGCCGCCGCCGGGATCTACGAGGACAAGGGCGGCCCGCTGATCTCGGCAGGCCTGAAGGGCTTCGGCTTCGAGGTCGACGGCCCCCAGGTCGTCCCCGACGGCGACCCCGTCGAGGCGGCCCTGCGCGCCGGTGTCGAGACCGGCTACGACGTCATCGTCACCACCGGCGGCACCGGCATCTCGCCCACCGACCGCACCCCCGAGGCGACCCGCCGGGTGATCGACCACGAGGTACCGGGCATCGCCGAGGCCATCCGGGCGTACGGCCGGGAGAAGGTGCCGACCGCGGCGCTCTCCCGGGGCCTGGCCGGAGTGGCCGGCGCGACGCTGATCGTCAATCTGCCCGGCTCCAGCGGTGGTGTGAAGGACGGACTGGCCGTCCTGGAGCCGCTGCTGGTCCACGCCGTCGAGCAGCTCCGGGGCGGCGACCACCCCAGACCCGGCACGGGGGGTGCGAGCTGA
- a CDS encoding GNAT family N-acetyltransferase has translation MVDGDIVLRPIKLRDQRAWREVNRRNRDWLRPWEATIPPPAPGGPLAHRPTFRQMVRHLRSEANAGRMLPFVIEYQGRLVGQLTVAGITWGSMCSGHIGYWVDESVAGRGVMPTAVALVVDHCFRAVGLHRIEVCIRPENGPSRRVVEKLGFREEGLRPRYLHIDGGWRDHLVFALTAEEVPDGLLRRWHRARSQSNPGIRHHPGN, from the coding sequence CTGGTGGACGGCGACATCGTCCTCCGGCCGATAAAGCTGCGCGACCAGCGGGCATGGCGCGAGGTCAACCGGCGCAACCGCGACTGGCTGCGCCCCTGGGAGGCGACCATTCCGCCGCCCGCGCCCGGCGGGCCGCTCGCGCACCGCCCGACCTTCCGCCAGATGGTGCGGCACCTGAGGTCGGAGGCGAACGCGGGCCGGATGCTGCCCTTCGTCATCGAGTACCAGGGGCGGCTGGTGGGGCAGTTGACGGTCGCCGGGATCACCTGGGGCTCGATGTGCTCGGGCCACATCGGCTACTGGGTGGACGAGTCGGTGGCGGGGCGCGGGGTGATGCCGACGGCGGTGGCGCTCGTCGTGGACCACTGTTTCCGCGCTGTCGGACTGCACCGCATCGAGGTCTGCATTCGCCCCGAGAACGGGCCCAGCCGCCGGGTCGTGGAGAAACTCGGATTCCGGGAGGAGGGGCTCAGGCCCCGTTATCTCCACATCGACGGGGGCTGGCGCGACCACCTCGTGTTCGCCCTCACCGCGGAAGAGGTGCCGGACGGGTTGCTGCGGCGCTGGCACCGGGCACGATCGCAGAGTAATCCGGGAATCCGGCACCACCCCGGAAATTGA
- the sepX gene encoding divisome protein SepX/GlpR — translation MSSSGLIYAVIVGAWAAYLVPMWLRRQDELNEARPTERFSTAIRLLSGRAGMERRYAKDLRARSTEEGEQGADEPDAVTDSVDVRAFAVSKTRPQTQAPVPSPAQEQPARSEQPARPAPGSNAASAARGEGRVPAARRRPSPQAQAAAARARRSKVLARRRRTTTMLFLAFTLGAIVAAVGGLAFLWAPGVPAVMLSVYIAYLRTQERRRFTYQMDRRRAELAAQRLRERQRQPGRRVADEESDEPEDGPEPVTDPGLSALAADRRALVEQTDHAEWVDQQRERQRRPGQGDSWDPVPVPLPTYVTAPVAPRATSDVDLGAPDTWSSARSSAVTPDLEDDADLAGEPEPHAEERGDDDGRTDARRAASARRARERGRTPLFDQYEDGDRPRAANE, via the coding sequence GTGAGCAGCAGCGGCCTCATCTACGCAGTCATTGTCGGGGCCTGGGCCGCCTACTTGGTGCCGATGTGGCTCCGTAGGCAGGACGAGCTGAACGAGGCCCGTCCGACGGAACGCTTCAGCACCGCCATCCGGCTGCTTTCCGGCCGGGCGGGGATGGAGCGCCGATACGCCAAGGACCTGCGGGCGCGCTCCACCGAGGAGGGGGAGCAGGGCGCCGACGAACCGGATGCCGTCACCGACTCGGTGGACGTCCGGGCCTTCGCCGTGTCCAAAACGCGTCCCCAGACCCAGGCACCCGTACCGTCGCCCGCCCAGGAACAGCCGGCGCGATCGGAGCAGCCGGCCCGCCCGGCACCCGGATCGAACGCGGCGTCCGCGGCCCGCGGGGAGGGCCGTGTGCCCGCCGCCCGGCGCCGCCCCTCGCCGCAGGCGCAGGCGGCCGCAGCGCGGGCCCGGCGCTCGAAGGTGCTCGCGCGCCGACGGCGCACCACCACCATGCTGTTCCTCGCCTTCACCCTCGGCGCGATCGTCGCCGCGGTCGGAGGCCTCGCGTTCCTGTGGGCGCCCGGCGTGCCCGCGGTCATGCTCAGCGTGTACATCGCGTACCTGCGCACCCAGGAGCGCCGCCGCTTCACGTACCAGATGGACCGCCGCCGGGCCGAGCTCGCGGCCCAGCGGCTGCGGGAGCGGCAGCGCCAGCCCGGCCGGCGCGTCGCCGACGAGGAGTCCGACGAACCGGAGGACGGACCCGAGCCGGTGACCGACCCCGGCCTGTCCGCCCTCGCGGCCGACCGGCGCGCCCTCGTCGAGCAGACCGACCACGCCGAGTGGGTCGACCAGCAGCGCGAGCGGCAGCGGCGCCCCGGGCAGGGCGACAGCTGGGACCCGGTCCCGGTGCCCCTGCCGACCTACGTCACCGCACCGGTCGCCCCCCGGGCCACCAGTGACGTGGATCTCGGGGCCCCCGACACCTGGAGCTCGGCACGCTCCAGCGCCGTCACCCCGGACCTCGAGGACGACGCCGACCTCGCCGGCGAGCCGGAGCCCCACGCCGAGGAGCGGGGCGACGACGACGGGCGCACCGACGCCCGCCGCGCGGCCTCCGCACGGCGGGCCCGGGAGCGCGGCCGCACGCCGCTGTTCGACCAGTACGAGGACGGGGACCGGCCCCGGGCCGCCAACGAGTAG
- a CDS encoding GNAT family N-acetyltransferase has translation MHIRRVPFDHPDATKLNDQVQAEYHVRYGDGGDATTMAASDFAPPNGTYLIAYDEHDSPIASGGWRTQDANDEGNLDGDAEIKRMYVVDGMRGRGLARRILAALEEDARAAGRTRMVLETGTKQPEAIALYTSSGYEPCGKFGYYRHYESSRCFAKSL, from the coding sequence ATGCATATACGCCGGGTCCCCTTCGACCACCCCGACGCCACGAAGCTCAACGACCAGGTCCAGGCCGAATACCACGTCCGCTACGGCGACGGAGGCGACGCCACGACCATGGCCGCCTCGGACTTCGCACCGCCGAACGGCACCTACCTGATCGCGTACGACGAGCACGACTCCCCCATCGCCTCCGGCGGCTGGCGCACCCAGGACGCCAACGACGAGGGCAACCTGGACGGCGACGCCGAGATCAAGCGCATGTACGTGGTCGACGGCATGCGCGGCCGGGGCCTGGCGCGCCGCATCCTGGCCGCCCTGGAGGAGGACGCCCGCGCGGCGGGCCGCACCCGCATGGTCCTGGAGACCGGCACGAAGCAGCCGGAGGCCATAGCCCTCTACACGTCCAGCGGTTACGAGCCGTGCGGGAAGTTCGGCTACTACCGTCACTACGAGTCGAGCCGCTGCTTCGCCAAGAGCCTCTGA